The Achromobacter pestifer genome includes a region encoding these proteins:
- the msrB gene encoding peptide-methionine (R)-S-oxide reductase MsrB, protein MKLDRRHFLGLGSAAAIVASLAPVLAARGGPTAAAQAFPYTLSDAQWRERLTREQYEVLRREGTERPYSSPLDKERRKGAYACAGCAHPLFSSSTKFDSGTGWPSFWQPMDGAVGETKDSSFGMTRVAVHCANCGGHLGHVFDDGPRPTGLRYCMNGVALAFTPQA, encoded by the coding sequence ATGAAACTAGACCGCAGGCATTTCCTGGGCCTGGGCAGCGCGGCGGCCATCGTCGCCAGCCTGGCCCCGGTCCTGGCCGCGCGCGGCGGCCCCACGGCCGCCGCCCAGGCCTTCCCCTACACGCTGAGCGACGCGCAATGGCGCGAACGGCTCACGCGCGAACAATACGAGGTACTGCGCCGCGAAGGAACCGAGCGCCCCTACTCCAGCCCGCTGGACAAGGAGCGCCGCAAGGGCGCCTACGCCTGCGCCGGCTGCGCCCATCCGCTGTTCTCGTCGTCCACCAAATTCGACAGCGGCACCGGCTGGCCCAGCTTCTGGCAACCGATGGACGGCGCCGTCGGTGAAACCAAGGACAGCAGCTTCGGCATGACGCGCGTTGCCGTGCATTGCGCCAATTGCGGCGGCCATCTGGGCCATGTCTTTGACGACGGCCCGCGCCCGACGGGACTACGCTATTGCATGAATGGCGTGGCCCTGGCGTTCACCCCCCAGGCCTGA
- a CDS encoding sensor histidine kinase, with protein MKRFTLTQRLSAVFALLLLACCGASAWLQIAANSRYEQEVVQRLSSGLAQHIAGANELMDTNGWKPAAVRSLFDMLMAVNPAVEVYLLSNDGRIVGDAAPAGQIKRDRVDLEPVKRLLAGGMLPITGDDPRSLDAQKVFSAAPVRVGGQDKGYVYVVLQGQAHDALAMAVSRSSVLRTTLWSIALVALLGLVAGLAAFALITRPLRGLTRAVRAFEGDDGQALAALERPGDASERNGDEIAVLRRSFVQMGKRISDQWRELTRQDQQRRDLVANISHDLRTPLTSLHGYLETLRLKDQTLDPDERRRYLDIALAQSRKVGRLAQELFELARLESGLVRLEPETFSLPELVQDVMQKFELAAEARQQRLTTDIPRELPPVRADLGLIERVLTNLLDNAIRHSPPGGLIELRLGSAHNLVQVQVSDTGEGIPQALRAGLFTRASALNRGPGDGGGLGLVIVQRILQLHHSEIRLVERAGAGAVFQFDLAAAR; from the coding sequence ATGAAGCGGTTCACGCTCACCCAACGGCTGTCCGCCGTGTTCGCGCTGCTGCTGCTCGCTTGCTGCGGGGCTTCGGCGTGGCTGCAGATCGCGGCCAATTCCCGCTACGAGCAAGAGGTGGTCCAGCGCCTGTCCAGCGGACTGGCGCAGCACATCGCCGGCGCCAACGAATTGATGGACACCAACGGCTGGAAACCCGCCGCGGTGCGTTCGCTGTTCGACATGCTGATGGCCGTGAACCCCGCGGTGGAAGTCTATCTGCTGTCCAACGATGGCCGCATCGTGGGCGATGCCGCGCCCGCTGGCCAGATCAAGCGCGACCGCGTCGACCTCGAACCCGTCAAGCGCCTGCTGGCGGGCGGCATGCTGCCCATCACGGGGGACGATCCGCGCAGCCTGGACGCGCAGAAGGTCTTCAGCGCCGCGCCGGTGCGCGTGGGCGGGCAGGACAAGGGCTATGTCTACGTGGTGCTGCAAGGCCAGGCGCACGATGCGCTGGCGATGGCGGTGTCGCGCAGTTCCGTGCTGCGCACGACCCTGTGGTCGATCGCGCTGGTCGCGCTGCTTGGGTTGGTGGCCGGGCTGGCGGCGTTCGCGCTGATCACGCGCCCGCTGCGCGGCCTGACGCGGGCCGTGCGCGCCTTCGAGGGTGACGACGGGCAGGCCCTGGCTGCGCTGGAACGCCCGGGCGACGCCTCGGAGCGCAATGGAGATGAGATCGCGGTGCTGCGGCGCAGCTTCGTGCAGATGGGCAAGCGCATATCGGACCAGTGGCGCGAACTGACGCGGCAGGACCAGCAGCGGCGCGACCTGGTCGCCAACATCTCGCACGATCTGCGCACGCCGCTGACCTCGCTGCACGGCTATCTGGAAACGCTGAGGCTGAAGGACCAGACGCTGGATCCGGACGAACGCCGCCGCTACCTGGACATTGCGCTGGCGCAAAGCCGCAAGGTCGGCCGCCTGGCACAGGAGCTCTTCGAGCTGGCGCGCCTGGAGTCCGGCCTGGTGCGGCTGGAACCGGAAACCTTTTCGCTGCCCGAGCTGGTGCAGGACGTGATGCAGAAGTTCGAACTGGCGGCCGAGGCGCGCCAGCAACGGCTGACCACGGACATCCCGCGCGAGCTGCCGCCGGTGCGCGCGGATCTGGGGCTGATCGAACGCGTGCTGACCAATCTGCTGGACAACGCCATCCGCCACAGTCCGCCGGGCGGCCTCATCGAACTGCGGCTGGGCAGCGCGCACAACCTGGTGCAGGTGCAGGTCAGCGATACCGGCGAGGGCATACCGCAGGCGCTGCGCGCCGGCCTCTTCACGCGGGCCAGCGCCTTGAATCGCGGTCCGGGCGACGGAGGCGGCCTGGGGCTGGTGATCGTGCAGCGCATTCTGCAGCTGCACCACAGCGAGATCCGGCTGGTGGAGCGCGCCGGCGCGGGCGCGGTGTTCCAGTTCGACCTGGCCGCGGCGCGCTAG
- a CDS encoding response regulator transcription factor, with translation MDTPRRVLIVEDDAHIAELLRLHLRDEGYAVEHAADGNEGMRRLEEGSWDALVLDLMLPGIDGLEICKRARAMARYTPIIITSARSSEVHRILGLELGADDYLAKPFSMLELVARVRALLRRSDALERNARIDAGSLALHGVAIDPVARTAEVDGRRLDLTPREFDLLHFFARHPDKVFSRMDLLNQVWGYQHEGYEHTVNTHINRLRTKIEADPSDPRRILTVWGKGYKFAAGPAGAGGAS, from the coding sequence ATGGACACGCCCCGACGCGTACTCATCGTCGAAGACGACGCCCACATCGCCGAATTGCTGCGCCTGCATCTGCGGGACGAAGGCTATGCGGTCGAACATGCCGCCGACGGCAACGAAGGCATGCGGCGGCTGGAGGAAGGCAGCTGGGACGCCCTGGTGCTGGACCTGATGCTGCCGGGCATCGACGGCCTGGAGATCTGCAAGCGCGCCCGCGCCATGGCGCGCTATACGCCCATCATCATCACCAGCGCGCGCTCCAGCGAAGTGCATCGCATCCTGGGGCTGGAGCTGGGCGCGGACGACTACCTGGCCAAGCCGTTCTCCATGCTGGAACTGGTGGCGCGGGTGCGGGCGCTCCTGCGCCGCAGCGACGCCCTGGAGCGCAACGCGCGCATCGACGCCGGCAGCCTGGCCCTGCACGGCGTGGCCATCGATCCGGTGGCGCGCACGGCCGAGGTCGACGGCCGCCGCCTGGACCTGACGCCGCGCGAGTTCGACCTGCTGCATTTCTTCGCGCGCCATCCGGACAAGGTTTTCTCGCGCATGGATCTGCTGAACCAGGTGTGGGGCTACCAGCACGAAGGCTATGAACACACGGTCAATACCCACATCAACCGGCTGCGCACCAAGATCGAGGCGGACCCGTCCGACCCGCGGCGCATTCTGACGGTATGGGGCAAGGGCTATAAATTCGCCGCGGGGCCGGCCGGCGCGGGAGGCGCATCATGA
- the msrA gene encoding peptide-methionine (S)-S-oxide reductase MsrA: MSATYLPRKLCAALAAACGLLGAASANAAEAAFIIPPPAIDQPAAAAMQKAVIAGGCFWGVQAVFQHVKGVSSAVSGYAGGQASTANYDTVSGGRSGHAEAVEITYDPAQVSYGQLLQIYFSVAHDPTQLNRQGPDSGTQYRSTVFPADDGQRKVAEAYIAQLNQAGVYPKALATTIEPLKAFYPAEDYHQDYLVRHPYSMYIMVNDVPKVENLAKTFPQQYRDKPVLVK, encoded by the coding sequence ATGTCCGCCACCTACCTGCCCCGCAAACTCTGCGCCGCGCTGGCCGCCGCCTGCGGCCTGCTGGGCGCCGCCTCGGCCAACGCCGCGGAAGCCGCCTTCATCATTCCGCCCCCGGCAATCGACCAGCCCGCGGCCGCCGCCATGCAAAAAGCCGTCATCGCCGGCGGCTGCTTCTGGGGCGTGCAAGCCGTGTTCCAGCACGTCAAGGGCGTGAGCTCCGCCGTCTCCGGCTACGCCGGCGGCCAGGCGTCCACCGCCAATTACGACACCGTCAGCGGCGGGCGCAGCGGCCACGCCGAAGCGGTCGAGATCACCTACGACCCCGCCCAGGTCAGCTACGGCCAGCTGCTGCAGATCTATTTCTCGGTGGCTCACGACCCCACCCAGCTCAACCGCCAGGGTCCGGACAGCGGCACCCAGTACCGTTCAACGGTATTCCCCGCGGACGACGGTCAGCGCAAGGTCGCCGAAGCCTACATCGCGCAGCTCAACCAAGCCGGCGTCTATCCCAAGGCGCTCGCCACGACGATAGAACCGCTGAAGGCCTTCTACCCCGCCGAGGACTACCACCAGGACTATCTCGTGCGCCATCCGTACAGCATGTACATCATGGTGAACGACGTACCCAAGGTCGAAAACCTGGCCAAGACGTTCCCGCAGCAATATCGGGACAAGCCTGTGCTGGTGAAATGA
- a CDS encoding MFS transporter yields MVTTEFAPIGLLTQMAADLGHGEAELGLTVTLFAWIGAGSGLLAAGRLGSVSRKPLLICLMLMMVAANAATMAAPTYAALLGARALGAVANGVFWALAAATATRIAPPGRAGLATAIIFGGISIATVAGVPLANLIGHAWNWRAAFGAIGALAAVAALLMLIMLPPIPGVSSAARQGLGFVLRAAPLRRIYLVTACATTAHFWAYTFIDPYLSAVPGMPATMVATLLLAFGAAGVLGNIAAGVLLDRHLREVTLTALAGLCAALIALGIIGPESFLAPIALLLACWGASITALFTCLQAWILRAAGNAATSAAAGHTAVLNGAIGCGATLGGIMLAKTGVAGTLLSAGAIAAIAMALALRQRFPAAAGSCNAPQSRLCRQTSPGEVQQ; encoded by the coding sequence ATGGTCACAACCGAATTCGCGCCCATCGGCCTGTTGACGCAGATGGCCGCCGATCTGGGCCACGGCGAGGCCGAACTGGGCCTGACCGTGACGCTGTTCGCCTGGATCGGCGCGGGCAGCGGCCTGCTGGCCGCGGGCCGGCTGGGCAGCGTCTCCCGCAAACCCCTGCTGATCTGCCTGATGTTGATGATGGTGGCAGCCAATGCCGCCACGATGGCCGCGCCGACCTACGCCGCGCTGCTCGGCGCACGCGCGCTGGGCGCCGTTGCCAACGGCGTGTTCTGGGCCTTGGCCGCGGCGACCGCCACGCGCATCGCCCCGCCCGGGCGTGCCGGCCTGGCCACCGCCATCATTTTTGGCGGCATTTCGATCGCCACCGTCGCCGGCGTGCCGTTGGCCAACCTGATCGGCCACGCCTGGAATTGGCGCGCCGCATTCGGCGCGATCGGTGCCCTCGCCGCCGTGGCCGCGCTGCTCATGCTGATCATGCTTCCTCCCATCCCGGGCGTCTCCAGCGCGGCCCGCCAGGGCCTGGGCTTCGTGCTCCGCGCCGCGCCGCTACGCCGCATTTATCTAGTGACGGCCTGCGCCACCACGGCCCACTTTTGGGCATACACCTTCATCGACCCGTATCTGTCGGCCGTTCCCGGGATGCCCGCAACAATGGTCGCAACCCTGTTGCTCGCCTTCGGCGCCGCGGGCGTACTGGGCAATATCGCAGCCGGTGTGCTGCTCGACCGGCACCTGCGAGAGGTGACGCTCACGGCGCTGGCAGGGCTATGCGCGGCGCTCATTGCGCTGGGCATCATCGGCCCCGAAAGCTTCCTGGCGCCCATTGCGCTGCTGCTCGCCTGCTGGGGTGCGTCCATCACGGCCTTGTTCACTTGCCTGCAGGCGTGGATACTGCGCGCCGCCGGCAACGCAGCGACATCGGCCGCGGCCGGGCATACCGCAGTGCTCAACGGTGCCATCGGCTGCGGCGCGACGCTGGGCGGTATCATGCTGGCCAAGACCGGCGTTGCCGGCACCCTATTGTCGGCAGGCGCAATTGCAGCCATCGCGATGGCGCTCGCGCTGCGGCAACGGTTTCCGGCGGCAGCCGGGAGCTGCAACGCGCCCCAATCGCGGCTCTGCCGGCAAACGAGTCCAGGAGAAGTACAGCAGTGA
- a CDS encoding pentapeptide MXKDX repeat protein, with protein sequence MKKIATTAALSLCLAFGAAAVHAADNMSKDAMGGGSMSKDSMAKDGMSKGGMSKDGMSKDGMGKDSMSKDGMSKDSMSKDGMSKDGMSKDSMSKGGMSKDGMSKDGMSKGGMSKDGMKQ encoded by the coding sequence ATGAAGAAAATCGCTACCACCGCCGCGCTGTCCCTGTGCCTGGCCTTCGGCGCCGCGGCAGTCCACGCCGCCGACAACATGAGCAAGGACGCGATGGGCGGCGGCTCGATGTCCAAGGACTCGATGGCCAAGGATGGCATGTCGAAGGGCGGGATGTCCAAGGACGGCATGTCGAAAGACGGCATGGGCAAGGACTCGATGTCCAAGGATGGCATGTCCAAGGATTCAATGTCCAAGGACGGCATGTCGAAGGACGGCATGTCGAAGGATTCGATGTCCAAGGGCGGCATGTCGAAGGATGGCATGTCCAAGGACGGCATGTCGAAAGGCGGCATGTCCAAGGACGGCATGAAGCAATAG
- a CDS encoding SDR family oxidoreductase, with the protein MLKDARPSTTMASQVRAGGRGDRVGIGLQAIKAGAFGNGGRIRNVSIAAHRMQHCFPTFIIHAMHRNLDARASDKPMPQSNIPAGARQGITPPSVAPNTYFKEMSMGNGLAGQRVVVVGGSSGMGLAVSERLLGMHCEVLIVGRSRDKLNAAREQLRAFGALRLHQADVTSEAQVQRLFEESGPVDHLVCTAADIRGAYELLPQLSLEALDRAIRSKVVAPILLAKHGAPRMPAHGSFTLTSGIAAYRPRPKGVAVAAINAALEGVVRAMAVELAPLRINAVSPGWVDTPIWNDVAGADSGPLLASMAERLPVGRVGAGSDIADAIGFLIGNGYTTGTVLHVDGGHRLV; encoded by the coding sequence ATGCTGAAGGACGCCAGGCCGAGCACGACGATGGCGAGCCAGGTTCGCGCTGGAGGAAGAGGGGATCGGGTGGGCATCGGGCTGCAGGCGATCAAGGCAGGCGCGTTCGGGAACGGCGGGCGGATCCGGAACGTTAGCATCGCAGCGCACCGGATGCAGCATTGCTTTCCCACTTTCATCATTCACGCAATGCACCGGAACCTGGACGCGCGGGCATCGGACAAACCGATGCCTCAATCAAACATTCCTGCTGGCGCCCGGCAAGGCATAACGCCACCATCGGTTGCTCCAAACACGTATTTCAAGGAAATGAGCATGGGCAACGGTCTTGCGGGGCAACGGGTAGTGGTGGTCGGCGGTAGCTCGGGCATGGGGCTGGCCGTCAGCGAGCGATTGCTGGGTATGCACTGCGAGGTCCTGATCGTGGGCAGATCCCGCGACAAGCTCAACGCGGCGCGCGAGCAGTTGCGCGCGTTTGGCGCGCTTCGCTTGCACCAGGCGGATGTGACGAGTGAAGCGCAAGTGCAGCGGCTGTTTGAAGAATCCGGGCCGGTGGATCATCTGGTCTGCACGGCTGCCGACATACGCGGCGCCTACGAATTGCTGCCGCAACTCTCGCTGGAAGCGCTCGACCGAGCCATCCGCTCGAAGGTCGTCGCGCCTATCCTGCTGGCCAAACATGGCGCCCCGCGCATGCCGGCGCACGGTTCCTTCACCCTGACTTCCGGCATCGCCGCCTACCGGCCCCGGCCCAAGGGCGTTGCCGTGGCGGCGATCAATGCCGCGTTGGAGGGTGTCGTGCGCGCCATGGCGGTCGAGCTTGCGCCGTTGCGAATCAATGCCGTATCGCCGGGCTGGGTGGATACGCCCATCTGGAATGACGTGGCCGGCGCCGACAGCGGACCGCTTTTGGCATCGATGGCCGAGCGGCTACCGGTGGGCCGAGTCGGCGCCGGCAGCGATATCGCCGATGCCATCGGCTTCCTGATCGGCAATGGCTACACGACCGGTACCGTGCTTCATGTCGATGGCGGCCATCGGCTCGTCTGA
- a CDS encoding LysR family transcriptional regulator, which yields MFQLRQLKIFVAAMETLSFTKAAKRVHLSQPSVTEQIRALEESVGQALFIRQNNRLQPTPAAERLAIRARELLARADEAFREVRENVDDSGGAIRVAAPQTLCTSVLVPQLLRFAGMHPGTQVAVQEKNSMATAQAVLNGTADLGLVHGWPAHDAKLQAQAIARDMPVVVMPPGHPLCQAADIKADALAAFPLIVTMEGCRYREYLEAVLQEAPVQPHIRGVADSVPALIQMVSAGLGVSILPRMAMDPAATTACIQWRPLSTAGAGLPICLLTLHRTPTRQVAAFIEMIRLAATGSDEPMAAIDMKHGTGRVAIADQEADGIGDIAAGADSAHR from the coding sequence ATGTTCCAACTACGACAGCTGAAGATCTTCGTCGCGGCGATGGAAACGTTGAGCTTCACGAAAGCCGCCAAACGGGTGCATCTGTCCCAACCCAGCGTTACGGAACAGATACGGGCGCTGGAAGAGAGCGTCGGCCAGGCGCTCTTCATCCGCCAGAACAATCGCCTGCAACCCACCCCGGCCGCCGAGAGACTGGCCATTCGAGCACGCGAATTGCTTGCCCGCGCCGACGAGGCCTTCCGGGAAGTTCGCGAAAACGTCGACGATTCAGGCGGCGCGATCCGGGTCGCCGCGCCACAGACCTTGTGCACCAGTGTGCTGGTTCCGCAACTGCTGCGCTTTGCCGGCATGCATCCCGGAACGCAAGTTGCCGTCCAAGAAAAAAACTCCATGGCGACAGCCCAGGCGGTGCTCAATGGGACGGCCGACCTCGGCCTGGTGCACGGATGGCCGGCGCATGACGCCAAGCTCCAGGCGCAAGCCATTGCGCGGGACATGCCGGTGGTCGTGATGCCCCCTGGGCATCCGCTGTGCCAGGCTGCCGACATCAAGGCCGACGCGCTTGCCGCATTTCCGCTGATTGTCACCATGGAAGGCTGCCGATATCGGGAATACCTGGAGGCCGTGCTGCAGGAAGCCCCGGTGCAGCCGCATATCCGCGGCGTCGCCGACAGCGTACCGGCCTTGATACAGATGGTGTCCGCGGGCCTCGGGGTATCGATCCTGCCACGGATGGCCATGGATCCTGCGGCAACCACGGCTTGCATCCAGTGGCGGCCGTTGTCGACCGCGGGAGCAGGTCTTCCCATCTGCCTGCTCACCTTGCACCGGACGCCCACGCGCCAGGTGGCCGCCTTCATCGAGATGATCCGCCTCGCGGCGACCGGCTCAGACGAGCCGATGGCCGCCATCGACATGAAGCACGGTACCGGTCGTGTAGCCATTGCCGATCAGGAAGCCGATGGCATCGGCGATATCGCTGCCGGCGCCGACTCGGCCCACCGGTAG
- a CDS encoding cytochrome b/b6 domain-containing protein, with the protein MLATPASHDAPVPPAHVPIHPGWLRAMHWLNALAVVVMAMSGWRIYNASPLFDFVFPREITLGGWLGGALQWHFAGMWLLFFNGVLYLAMNLATGRLWRKFFPLSARGVAADLGAALRGKLAHADPRRYNQVQRLAYLFVMLDIAVLVLSGLVLWKSVQFELLRELMGGYEAARRVHFIAMALLTAFVAVHLLMVALVPRSLIAMIRGK; encoded by the coding sequence ATGCTGGCCACCCCCGCAAGCCATGACGCCCCAGTTCCGCCGGCCCATGTTCCCATCCATCCCGGGTGGCTGCGCGCCATGCACTGGCTCAACGCCCTGGCCGTGGTGGTCATGGCGATGAGCGGCTGGCGCATCTACAACGCCTCGCCCCTGTTCGACTTCGTCTTTCCCAGGGAAATCACGCTGGGCGGCTGGCTGGGCGGCGCCCTGCAATGGCACTTCGCCGGCATGTGGCTGCTGTTCTTCAATGGCGTCCTCTATCTGGCGATGAATCTGGCCACCGGCCGTCTCTGGCGCAAGTTCTTCCCCTTGAGCGCCCGTGGCGTGGCCGCCGACCTGGGCGCGGCGCTGCGCGGCAAGCTCGCCCATGCCGACCCGCGCCGCTACAACCAGGTGCAGCGCCTGGCCTACCTGTTCGTGATGCTCGATATCGCGGTGCTGGTGCTGTCCGGACTGGTGCTGTGGAAGTCGGTGCAGTTCGAGCTGCTGCGCGAACTGATGGGCGGATACGAGGCCGCGCGCCGCGTGCATTTCATCGCCATGGCCTTGCTGACGGCGTTCGTGGCGGTCCACCTGCTGATGGTGGCGCTGGTGCCCCGCAGCCTGATCGCCATGATCCGCGGCAAATAA
- a CDS encoding molybdopterin-dependent oxidoreductase, which translates to MNKHKRPSLPGLDGPAILKDAGRILEKRVEQPSRRAFLRNSLTLGGLAMLSGCSLSDDESVEKALTAVSRFNDRVQGWIFDPSKLAPTYPESMITRPFPFNAYYGIDQVRHVDEESFRLEVSGLVADKRRWRLEELRAMAQIDQVTRHICVEGWSAIGKWGGVPFSAFLKRVGADLNAKYVGFQCADDYYTSIDMPTALHPQTILALTYDGQTLPPEYGFPMKLRMPTKLGYKNPKHIQAIFVTNTYPGGYWEDQGYNWFGGS; encoded by the coding sequence GTGAACAAGCACAAGCGCCCCTCCCTGCCCGGCCTGGACGGCCCCGCCATCCTCAAGGACGCCGGCAGGATCCTGGAAAAACGAGTCGAACAGCCCTCGCGCCGCGCCTTCCTGCGCAACAGCCTGACCCTGGGCGGGCTGGCCATGCTGTCGGGCTGCTCGCTGTCCGACGATGAAAGCGTGGAAAAGGCCCTGACCGCCGTCTCGCGCTTCAACGACCGGGTGCAGGGCTGGATCTTCGATCCGAGCAAGCTGGCGCCCACCTATCCCGAATCCATGATCACGCGGCCCTTCCCCTTCAACGCCTATTACGGCATCGACCAGGTGCGGCACGTGGACGAGGAATCGTTCCGCCTGGAAGTCAGCGGCCTGGTCGCCGACAAGCGCCGCTGGCGGCTGGAGGAACTGCGCGCCATGGCACAGATCGACCAGGTGACGCGGCACATCTGCGTGGAAGGCTGGAGCGCCATCGGCAAATGGGGCGGCGTGCCGTTTTCCGCCTTCCTCAAGCGCGTGGGCGCGGACCTGAACGCCAAGTACGTCGGCTTCCAGTGCGCAGACGACTACTACACCAGCATCGACATGCCCACCGCATTGCACCCCCAGACCATCCTGGCGCTGACCTACGACGGCCAGACGCTGCCACCAGAGTACGGCTTCCCCATGAAGCTGCGCATGCCCACCAAGCTTGGCTACAAGAACCCCAAGCACATACAGGCAATTTTCGTCACCAACACCTACCCGGGCGGTTACTGGGAGGACCAGGGCTACAACTGGTTCGGCGGCAGCTAG